The following proteins come from a genomic window of Polaribacter dokdonensis:
- a CDS encoding DUF4252 domain-containing protein yields the protein MKKLTTVFSFLLVVLLVSSCKNDKSLQTYLVDTSGKEGFYTGDIPVSSVLSPKADVSEDVKETMQSIKKINVVFLPKTEANETSYETEKAKLKEIFKDNEDYKSLMAMKLKGMNVSVFYSGKTEAIDEIVAFGYGDQNGVGVVRLLGDDMDPSKIVKMLSSVEMDENSLGNLGNIFNAN from the coding sequence ATGAAAAAATTAACCACAGTATTTTCTTTTCTATTAGTAGTATTACTAGTAAGTTCTTGTAAAAATGATAAATCTTTACAAACCTATTTAGTAGATACTAGTGGTAAAGAAGGTTTCTATACAGGAGATATTCCAGTAAGTTCAGTATTATCTCCAAAAGCAGATGTGTCTGAAGATGTAAAAGAAACTATGCAAAGCATAAAAAAAATAAACGTTGTTTTTTTACCTAAAACAGAAGCTAACGAAACATCTTACGAAACTGAAAAAGCCAAGTTAAAAGAAATCTTTAAAGACAATGAAGACTATAAGAGTTTAATGGCTATGAAATTAAAAGGTATGAATGTATCTGTTTTTTATTCTGGTAAAACAGAAGCAATAGATGAAATAGTAGCTTTTGGTTATGGAGACCAAAATGGAGTAGGAGTTGTACGTTTGTTAGGTGATGATATGGATCCTTCTAAAATTGTAAAAATGTTGAGTAGTGTAGAAATGGATGAAAATAGCCTTGGAAATTTAGGTAACATTTTTAACGCGAATTAA
- a CDS encoding DUF4252 domain-containing protein, with amino-acid sequence MKKIIILIAFVLAPMFSNAQSIFDSLENLDDVDMVVVTKDAFELLNKFKPKDAKVEGNDVMEAFEMLNELKEFKMFSTDNLSIANKMETMVNSAIKNSNLTQLMRIKEDDSRIKIYVKATKNKDFVSEVLMFVKGIDKKTNGMSEAMVLSLTGNIDINKMSAYTDKIVKENK; translated from the coding sequence ATGAAAAAAATAATAATATTAATAGCATTTGTATTAGCACCAATGTTTTCTAATGCACAATCTATCTTTGATAGTTTAGAAAATTTAGATGATGTAGATATGGTTGTTGTAACCAAAGACGCTTTTGAGTTGTTAAATAAGTTTAAACCAAAAGATGCAAAAGTAGAAGGTAATGATGTTATGGAAGCCTTTGAAATGTTAAATGAATTGAAAGAATTTAAAATGTTCTCTACAGATAATTTATCAATTGCAAATAAAATGGAAACTATGGTAAATTCAGCAATCAAAAATTCTAATCTTACACAGTTAATGCGTATTAAAGAAGATGATTCTAGAATTAAAATATACGTAAAGGCAACTAAGAATAAAGATTTTGTAAGTGAAGTTCTTATGTTTGTAAAAGGTATAGATAAGAAAACAAATGGAATGTCTGAAGCTATGGTTTTATCTTTAACAGGTAACATAGACATTAATAAAATGTCTGCTTATACAGATAAAATTGTAAAGGAAAACAAGTAA